Genomic window (Croceicoccus sp. Ery15):
GTGGTGCCGTCACCGACATAGGCAAGGCTGATTTTCGTGTCGTTCTTGTATGCCGACGCCATCGCCCAGCCCACCGCATGGACGAAACGCACGCCCAGATTGCCGCTGATCGAATAGAAATCATAGTCGCGCGCCGAATGCAGGATCGGCAGCTGCTTGCCCGCCAGCGGATCCTCGGCATTGCTGAAGATCTGGTTACACAGCGTCGTCAGCGGATAGTTGCGCGCATGCAGCCACGCCATGGCGCGATAGGTGGGGAAGAACATGTCCCCCTTGTCCAGCGCCATCGACTGCGCGGCGGCGATCGCCTCCTCGCCGGTGGACTTCATGTAAAAGCTGGTCTTGCCCTGTCGGTGCGCGCGGAACAGGCGGTCGTCGAAGGCGCGCGTCAGCATCATCGCGCGCAGCCCCTTGATCAGCGTGTCGGCACCCAGCTCGGGATCCCACGGCCCCACGGCCCGCGCATCGTCGTCCAGCACGCGGATCAGCTCATATGGCAGATCGCGCATATTGCTTTCGTGTTCGGCAATGTCGGGGCGCCGCACCGCACCCGCCTTGCCGCGGTTCACGTGCCGGAAATCGATTTCCTCACCCGGACGCGACGGCGGTTCGGGGATGTGGAGTTCGAGCTTGGGGAGATTCGTCCCCTTAAGATCGGAATGGGCCAAATTATCCTCTCTCAGCATTTTTGCTCATCTTCGTGCCCGAAAAGGCAGGAGAATGAAATTTTATGACTGAGCAATTATATTACCACAATCCTGCAGCCGGTTCAATCGCGGCGGTCAGCG
Coding sequences:
- a CDS encoding thiamine pyrophosphate-dependent enzyme, encoding MLREDNLAHSDLKGTNLPKLELHIPEPPSRPGEEIDFRHVNRGKAGAVRRPDIAEHESNMRDLPYELIRVLDDDARAVGPWDPELGADTLIKGLRAMMLTRAFDDRLFRAHRQGKTSFYMKSTGEEAIAAAQSMALDKGDMFFPTYRAMAWLHARNYPLTTLCNQIFSNAEDPLAGKQLPILHSARDYDFYSISGNLGVRFVHAVGWAMASAYKNDTKISLAYVGDGTTAEGDFHEAMTFAAAYRAPTILCVTNNQYAISSFAGFAAPERLPFAAKALAYGFPGIKVDGNDFLAVWGATQWAAERARTNNGPTLIEFYTYRAEGHSTSDDPSAYRPKDEAKHWPLGDPVNRLRDHLVALGEWDDDRHAALEAELKEKVKIAVKEAEAIGTLGQSKPPIDEMFEDVFEELDWRLKEQRAELHQRRDGRN